A genomic stretch from Malus domestica chromosome 15, GDT2T_hap1 includes:
- the LOC103449341 gene encoding mitochondrial uncoupling protein 5-like, whose translation MGVKGFVEGGIASVIAGCSTHPLDLVKVRMQLQGETHAPNPAPQAVRPDFAAVHTAARRGSIPLPPSPPPAVRAGPITVGIRIIQQEGVAAMFSGISATMLRQSLYSTTRMGLYDILKQKWTDPTIRNMPLPRKITAGLIAGAVGAAVGNPADVAMVRMQADGRLPAAQRRNYKSVVDAIVRMVKQEGVTSLWRGSSLTINRAMLVTASQLASYDQIKETIVDNGIMHDGLGTHVTASFAAGFVAAVASNPVDVIKTRVMNMTVEAGAEPPYSGALDCALKTVRSEGPMALYKGFVPTISRQGPFTVVLFVTLEQVRKLLKDF comes from the coding sequence ATGGGTGTCAAAGGTTTTGTCGAAGGAGGCATCGCTTCTGTCATTGCCGGCTGCTCCACCCACCCTCTTGACCTCGTCAAGGTCCGAATGCAGCTCCAGGGCGAAACCCACGCCCCGAACCCCGCTCCCCAGGCAGTCCGCCCGGATTTTGCTGCCGTCCATACCGCCGCCCGACGCGGCTCCATCCCTCTCCCTCCATCACCGCCTCCTGCGGTCCGTGCGGGTCCTATCACCGTCGGGATTCGTATAATTCAGCAAGAAGGCGTCGCCGCAATGTTCTCCGGCATCTCCGCAACCATGCTCCGGCAAAGTCTCTACTCCACAACCCGCATGGGCCTCTACGACATTCTGAAGCAAAAATGGACAGACCCGACAATCCGAAACATGCCGCTCCCACGAAAAATCACAGCCGGGTTGATCGCTGGAGCCGTCGGCGCCGCCGTTGGAAACCCTGCTGACGTGGCCATGGTCCGAATGCAAGCCGACGGGAGGCTCCCGGCGGCGCAGCGCCGCAACTACAAAAGCGTGGTGGACGCCATCGTCCGCATGGTCAAGCAGGAAGGGGTGACGAGCCTTTGGCGCGGGTCGTCGCTGACGATCAACCGTGCGATGCTTGTCACGGCGTCGCAGCTGGCGTCGTACGATCAGATCAAGGAGACGATCGTGGACAATGGGATTATGCACGACGGGCTTGGGACCCACGTGACTGCGAGCTTCGCGGCGGGGTTCGTGGCGGCGGTTGCGTCGAACCCGGTGGACGTGATCAAGACTCGGGTGATGAACATGACAGTGGAGGCCGGGGCTGAGCCGCCGTACTCGGGGGCGTTGGATTGCGCTCTCAAAACGGTGCGTTCGGAGGGCCCCATGGCGCTTTATAAGGGCTTTGTGCCTACGATTTCACGGCAGGGGCCTTTTACCGTTGTGCTGTTTGTGACGCTGGAGCAGGTTCGCAAGCTGCTCAAGGATTTCTGA